The following proteins are co-located in the Desulfobacterales bacterium genome:
- a CDS encoding transcriptional regulator — MGTLRQKMADLLAQEVMNARDLSQALSITEKEVYDHLTHLEQSLKRQKKKLIVIPYQCLECGYAFRNRKRLTRPGRCPHCREGHIQEALYHIE, encoded by the coding sequence ATGGGAACACTTCGTCAGAAGATGGCAGACCTTTTAGCGCAAGAAGTGATGAATGCCAGGGACCTTTCCCAGGCGCTGAGCATTACCGAAAAAGAGGTTTATGATCATTTGACGCATCTGGAACAATCCTTGAAAAGGCAGAAAAAAAAATTGATCGTCATTCCTTATCAATGCCTGGAATGTGGTTATGCATTCAGAAACCGCAAACGGCTGACCCGTCCCGGGCGATGTCCCCATTGTCGTGAGGGACATATTCAGGAGGCATTATATCACATTGAATAA
- a CDS encoding alkaline phosphatase family protein, producing the protein MIMMISKNDHNPLNPEKSHRTCILIILDGLGDRAYEQLGGKTPLQAAYTPVLDSLCEKGSSGLYHASMPGQALPSEHAHFMIFGYDMSQFPGRGVFEALGAGIELESSDVAVLAHFASVEMAGNCLVLKNRKPRASEKEIDALIREVGFYETGGVKIRFYPTGGIRGILRLEGNVSPFITDTDPILEEKLLPELLPWAEYEQDSDALNTAVSLKSYLVQTYECLNRHPVNIRRKNLGLDLLNALVTQRAGQCRPVTPFDQKYGLAGLSIASGIVYHGLSRYIGMDCIKVSDSGDAGKDLARRLCIAQKVSDRYDFIHVHTKTPDEAAHKKDPEAKRRVIESLDRGIGEAIGPLLNNPDVLLIITSDHSTPSSGPLIHSGEPSPLMFFGTGVRRDRVKCFDEISVAGGALGTLRGRELMYMVLNYLDYSKLCGLMDTPENQPYWPGNYQPLRIDLQS; encoded by the coding sequence ATGATAATGATGATTTCCAAAAATGATCATAACCCGTTGAATCCTGAAAAGTCTCATCGAACGTGTATCCTGATTATTCTGGATGGTCTGGGGGATAGGGCGTATGAACAGCTTGGAGGCAAAACGCCTCTTCAGGCGGCGTACACACCGGTGCTCGACAGTCTTTGCGAAAAAGGTTCATCAGGGCTGTATCATGCTTCGATGCCGGGGCAGGCCCTTCCCAGTGAACACGCCCATTTTATGATTTTCGGCTATGATATGTCTCAGTTTCCCGGTCGTGGCGTTTTTGAAGCGCTTGGCGCCGGCATCGAACTTGAATCATCGGATGTGGCGGTCCTGGCCCATTTTGCGAGTGTGGAAATGGCCGGTAACTGTCTGGTGCTGAAAAACAGAAAACCCCGGGCATCTGAAAAAGAAATTGATGCGCTGATTCGAGAGGTCGGATTCTATGAAACGGGCGGGGTGAAGATTCGTTTTTATCCTACCGGTGGCATCCGAGGCATTCTCCGCCTGGAAGGAAATGTGTCGCCCTTTATCACGGATACGGATCCGATTTTGGAAGAAAAGTTACTGCCGGAACTTCTTCCGTGGGCTGAATATGAACAGGATTCAGATGCACTCAATACGGCAGTCAGTCTGAAAAGCTATCTTGTACAGACCTATGAGTGCCTTAACCGGCATCCAGTCAATATCCGCAGAAAAAATCTCGGACTCGATCTTCTTAATGCGCTGGTGACGCAACGGGCGGGTCAATGCAGGCCGGTAACGCCTTTTGACCAAAAATACGGCCTTGCGGGCCTGTCCATCGCTTCCGGAATTGTCTATCATGGGCTGAGCCGCTATATCGGGATGGATTGTATAAAGGTTTCAGATTCCGGTGATGCTGGAAAGGATCTTGCCCGGCGGCTATGCATTGCACAAAAAGTGTCAGACCGGTATGACTTTATACATGTACATACCAAAACGCCGGATGAAGCAGCGCATAAAAAAGATCCGGAAGCAAAAAGACGGGTAATCGAATCGCTGGATCGGGGAATTGGTGAAGCCATTGGCCCGTTGCTTAATAATCCGGATGTTTTACTGATCATCACATCGGATCATTCAACGCCGAGCTCCGGGCCGCTGATTCATTCGGGAGAACCTTCACCGCTGATGTTTTTCGGTACCGGCGTCCGGCGGGACCGGGTGAAATGCTTTGATGAAATCAGCGTGGCCGGCGGTGCATTGGGAACCCTGCGGGGCCGTGAACTGATGTATATGGTGTTAAATTATCTCGATTATTCAAAACTGTGCGGGTTAATGGATACCCCTGAAAATCAGCCTTACTGGCCCGGAAATTATCAGCCGCTTCGAATTGATTTACAGTCGTGA
- a CDS encoding PHP domain-containing protein, giving the protein MIFDTHVHTNLSSCSNLKIDDILTHAGARGLDGVCLTDHQTMDIRHHLKEGIQDNGLCVIVGMEYSTTDGDFLIFGPFETIEPGLPAIRLLEMVRQRDGIAIAAHPFRTGRSVSEFIIRDGWCDIVESVNGRNSFTENQKVDSWRQRYALTECCGSDAHALNELGKVTTCLTAPVRSRDDFIRAFKNGCCDTNHHSQTTECPHHQTSSGTMPYYDTTARRGTMLRTQPSTVPALP; this is encoded by the coding sequence ATGATATTTGACACACATGTACATACAAACCTGTCTTCGTGCAGCAATCTGAAAATTGATGACATATTGACCCATGCCGGCGCCAGGGGACTGGACGGGGTCTGTCTTACCGATCATCAGACAATGGACATCCGGCACCATCTGAAAGAAGGTATTCAGGATAACGGCCTGTGCGTGATCGTCGGCATGGAATACTCGACCACGGATGGAGATTTTCTTATCTTCGGCCCATTTGAAACGATCGAACCCGGATTGCCAGCCATCCGGCTCCTGGAAATGGTCAGGCAGCGTGATGGGATTGCCATCGCCGCCCATCCGTTCCGAACCGGAAGGTCTGTCAGTGAATTTATTATCAGAGACGGCTGGTGCGATATTGTCGAGAGTGTGAACGGAAGAAATTCTTTTACCGAAAATCAAAAAGTCGATTCATGGCGACAGCGCTATGCACTGACCGAATGCTGCGGCAGTGATGCGCATGCCCTGAATGAGCTTGGAAAAGTTACGACATGCTTAACGGCCCCCGTCCGATCCCGGGATGATTTTATCCGGGCATTTAAAAACGGCTGTTGTGACACAAATCATCACAGCCAAACAACCGAGTGCCCGCACCACCAGACATCGTCGGGGACCATGCCATATTACGATACCACGGCACGCAGGGGCACGATGCTTCGTACTCAGCCATCGACAGTCCCGGCCCTTCCCTGA
- a CDS encoding nicotinate-nucleotide adenylyltransferase, whose amino-acid sequence MNPTDCIYETGVIHGRFQVLHNDHVAYLMAGKRLCHHLVVGITNPDPVMTRMESVDPYRSSVLSNPLSYYERCVMVQSVLREIGISPEQFSVVPFPVNFPDRYQYYVPMDAVFFLSIYDDWGRRKLAYFNSLGLKTHILRQVAPEEKGLSAKGIRSRMMTGTPWEHLVPKSVSVLMKAWDIPGRLRRLAADS is encoded by the coding sequence ATGAATCCAACCGACTGCATCTATGAAACCGGGGTGATCCATGGGCGGTTTCAGGTCCTTCACAATGACCATGTCGCCTACCTGATGGCCGGCAAACGGCTCTGTCATCATCTGGTCGTCGGAATTACCAATCCGGACCCGGTGATGACCCGGATGGAATCCGTGGATCCCTACCGAAGCAGCGTGTTGTCCAATCCGCTATCCTATTATGAACGGTGTGTCATGGTCCAATCCGTGCTTCGAGAAATCGGAATTTCACCGGAGCAGTTTTCTGTCGTACCGTTTCCGGTTAACTTTCCTGACCGCTATCAATATTATGTGCCGATGGATGCTGTTTTTTTCCTCAGTATCTATGATGACTGGGGCAGGCGGAAACTGGCTTATTTCAACTCCCTCGGACTGAAAACCCATATCCTGAGGCAGGTTGCCCCGGAGGAAAAGGGGCTCAGTGCAAAAGGCATCCGATCCCGGATGATGACCGGAACTCCCTGGGAACACCTGGTTCCGAAAAGCGTATCCGTCCTGATGAAAGCATGGGATATTCCCGGCAGACTTCGACGGCTGGCAGCCGATAGCTGA
- a CDS encoding YihY/virulence factor BrkB family protein: protein MSQPFIIKTLTIKWKDEITHFLKTGIWRIQLTNVTWYHAFFVKCLRIVLFSIQKFNKDRCPQMASALTFYSLLSIVPVLAMAFGIAKGFGFEKIFEIQLYERLPGQEEALKFIIDFAYSFLENVKGGMVAGIGAVVLFWAVINVLGNIENSFNTIWEIKKSRPLKRKFSDYLSIMLICPVLVIMSGSITVFIRTQLTLITAKIALIGFFSPVIFFFLKLLPYVLIWILFILTYLLMPNTRVRLKSGVLSGIIAGTVYQLAQWAYISFQIGVSRYNAIYGSFSAFPLFLIWIQLSWYVVLLGAEMSYAFQNVGNYKFELDFTQITPALKKRLSFQISHMVIRNFSKEEPPLTVTRISESLKIPVNLVLQILHDLKQSRIITETIVEASDETAFQPAIDIQKISITYLLDALDHKGFDNIPLPRTRELELFSDTLDKFLSEMEKSPENKLIKDI, encoded by the coding sequence ATGAGCCAACCGTTCATAATCAAAACGCTGACAATCAAATGGAAGGATGAAATTACTCATTTTCTGAAGACCGGTATCTGGCGGATACAGTTAACGAACGTCACGTGGTACCATGCTTTTTTCGTCAAATGTCTCAGAATCGTTTTATTTTCCATACAAAAATTCAACAAAGACCGCTGCCCGCAGATGGCATCGGCCCTGACATTTTATTCCCTGCTTTCCATTGTGCCGGTGCTGGCGATGGCGTTTGGAATTGCAAAGGGCTTTGGTTTCGAAAAAATTTTTGAAATCCAGCTCTATGAAAGATTACCCGGTCAGGAAGAAGCCCTCAAATTCATCATCGATTTTGCCTATTCTTTTCTGGAAAATGTCAAAGGCGGAATGGTCGCGGGAATCGGTGCGGTCGTCCTGTTCTGGGCCGTTATAAACGTGCTGGGCAATATTGAAAATTCGTTCAACACCATCTGGGAAATCAAAAAATCCCGGCCGTTGAAACGAAAATTCAGCGATTACCTTTCTATCATGCTGATCTGCCCGGTGCTGGTGATCATGTCCGGAAGCATCACCGTATTTATCAGAACCCAGCTGACGTTGATCACAGCGAAAATCGCCCTGATCGGATTTTTCAGCCCGGTCATATTCTTCTTTCTGAAACTGCTGCCCTACGTACTGATCTGGATATTGTTTATCCTGACCTACCTTTTAATGCCCAACACCCGTGTCCGTTTAAAATCCGGCGTGCTGTCCGGAATCATCGCCGGTACGGTTTATCAGCTGGCCCAATGGGCCTATATCAGCTTTCAGATCGGGGTATCCCGCTACAATGCAATTTATGGAAGTTTTTCGGCCTTTCCTCTCTTTCTGATATGGATTCAGCTCAGCTGGTATGTTGTCCTTCTCGGCGCTGAAATGTCCTATGCGTTTCAGAACGTCGGCAATTATAAATTTGAACTGGATTTCACTCAAATCACCCCGGCGCTTAAAAAACGCCTTTCATTTCAAATCAGCCACATGGTGATCCGCAACTTTTCAAAGGAAGAACCCCCGCTGACCGTTACCCGGATTTCCGAATCTCTTAAAATTCCGGTAAACCTGGTTCTGCAGATTCTCCATGATCTGAAACAAAGCCGTATCATTACTGAAACCATCGTCGAAGCGTCTGATGAAACGGCCTTTCAACCGGCCATCGATATCCAGAAAATCAGCATCACCTACCTGCTCGACGCACTGGATCACAAGGGATTCGACAATATTCCCCTCCCCCGGACCCGTGAACTTGAACTGTTCTCGGATACGCTGGATAAGTTTCTCAGCGAAATGGAAAAATCACCGGAAAATAAACTGATCAAGGATATATGA
- a CDS encoding GNAT family N-acetyltransferase — protein sequence MAKFYIEAYGSALSGKTVFIACREGVLRDHFNAIITDIKFLNRYGIRTTLFHNMSNRFANQKHFRHLASRLPDTTIIRVNSDTDFYDVVLDYPENASKLIFLERKYLIDHENQRINSLTTEATRNKINTYGDLIANINFKNVLERICLKIDEGSYDRVHILAAGKCVIKRELFTIEGSGTLIANNFTETFSQVSTDDEVNIVFGILDMYRIEGFLKPRSREYVSENRGNFFVTRIDDIIVGSVEKKIIDPETVELGALAISTKFRNQRVGVYTVAAFFSEMAAKGYRRFVSLTNNPKLETLYNTFGFVQQSLPRYQHRQEQSPGVKMFYKQI from the coding sequence ATGGCTAAATTTTATATTGAAGCGTATGGAAGCGCACTTTCCGGCAAAACCGTTTTTATTGCCTGCCGGGAAGGTGTGCTGAGGGATCATTTCAATGCCATCATTACGGACATCAAATTTCTGAACCGTTACGGTATCCGGACAACGTTGTTTCATAACATGTCCAATCGCTTTGCGAATCAGAAACATTTCAGGCACCTGGCCTCGCGGCTTCCGGATACGACGATTATCCGGGTTAATTCGGATACCGATTTTTATGACGTTGTGCTCGACTATCCGGAAAATGCGTCAAAACTTATTTTTCTGGAACGAAAATACCTGATCGATCATGAAAATCAGCGAATCAATTCCCTGACGACCGAGGCGACACGGAATAAAATAAATACATACGGCGATTTGATTGCCAATATCAATTTTAAAAATGTACTGGAACGGATTTGTCTGAAAATCGATGAAGGCAGCTATGACCGGGTGCATATCCTTGCAGCGGGCAAATGCGTCATCAAGCGTGAACTGTTTACCATCGAAGGGTCCGGGACTTTAATTGCCAATAACTTTACGGAAACGTTTTCGCAGGTATCTACCGATGACGAAGTCAATATCGTATTCGGTATCCTGGATATGTACAGGATTGAGGGGTTTTTAAAACCGAGATCCCGAGAGTATGTCAGCGAAAATCGGGGAAATTTTTTTGTGACCCGGATCGATGACATTATTGTCGGGTCTGTGGAGAAAAAAATCATCGACCCTGAAACCGTTGAGCTGGGGGCTCTGGCCATATCGACCAAATTCCGGAATCAGCGCGTTGGCGTTTATACCGTGGCTGCATTTTTTTCAGAAATGGCGGCAAAAGGATACCGACGATTTGTCTCTCTGACCAACAACCCGAAGTTGGAAACGCTGTATAACACCTTTGGGTTCGTGCAGCAGAGCCTCCCGCGATACCAGCATCGCCAGGAACAGTCTCCCGGCGTGAAAATGTTTTATAAACAGATTTGA
- a CDS encoding MFS transporter, translating to MMNKCRYDNAETGLAVDMVREVHNKDNNPVQRLVLKVSVAVACRILFNTVRRFPYTFAAVLSRGLGVPLTAITTLIAVNQATGILGLFFGPLADRFGYRMFMLIALGMLVVGMFAGGLFPSYWVVMGALFLAGLGKNAFDSAIQGYFAHRVPFARRARIVGAVELGWAGSTLIGIPIVGLLMDTLGWRSFFFITGALGVLGILTMKALIAGDSQPRDSSNRSLRIGAALLHMSRGRTVFGALVFIFLVNVANDALFVVYGPWLGQTFDLSIGALGAGTGVIGLAELSGEFLTVWISDRIGLKRSVIIGVILSIVCYAALPVVGRTLPLALISLFSIFLTFEFYIVTFLSLTTELKPEMRATMIAGNLAAAGLGRIVGALMGGVIWLSGGLVAVALTSAFVSCLGLVVLIWGLKRWPNPQS from the coding sequence ATGATGAACAAATGTCGGTATGATAATGCGGAAACCGGGTTGGCAGTTGATATGGTTCGTGAAGTTCATAATAAAGATAATAATCCAGTTCAGAGGCTTGTATTAAAAGTCAGTGTGGCGGTGGCATGTCGTATTCTGTTCAATACGGTCAGGCGGTTTCCCTATACATTTGCGGCCGTATTAAGCCGGGGCTTAGGGGTGCCTTTGACTGCCATCACGACACTGATCGCCGTGAATCAGGCCACGGGGATTCTGGGATTGTTTTTCGGCCCTCTGGCAGACCGGTTCGGGTACCGGATGTTTATGCTCATTGCCCTGGGCATGCTGGTCGTCGGGATGTTTGCCGGTGGCCTTTTTCCGAGTTACTGGGTCGTCATGGGGGCACTGTTTCTTGCCGGGCTGGGGAAAAATGCGTTTGATTCGGCAATTCAGGGATATTTTGCCCATCGTGTTCCGTTTGCGCGACGGGCGAGAATCGTCGGTGCGGTGGAGTTGGGCTGGGCCGGCAGCACGCTGATCGGCATTCCGATTGTCGGGCTTTTGATGGACACTCTCGGCTGGCGGTCATTTTTTTTCATTACCGGTGCCCTGGGCGTGCTGGGTATCCTGACAATGAAAGCGCTGATAGCCGGAGACAGCCAACCGCGGGATTCAAGCAACCGATCCTTGCGCATCGGTGCCGCACTGCTTCACATGAGCCGGGGCAGAACGGTATTCGGCGCGCTGGTTTTTATCTTTCTGGTTAATGTTGCCAACGACGCCCTGTTTGTCGTGTATGGGCCCTGGCTGGGACAGACATTTGATCTGAGTATTGGCGCGCTGGGGGCAGGAACAGGGGTGATCGGACTGGCTGAGCTGTCGGGAGAATTTCTGACCGTATGGATTTCTGACCGTATCGGGTTGAAACGTTCCGTAATTATCGGAGTGATTCTGTCTATAGTGTGTTATGCCGCGCTGCCAGTGGTGGGCAGGACGCTGCCGCTGGCGCTGATCTCTTTGTTTTCCATTTTTTTAACCTTTGAATTTTATATTGTCACCTTTTTGTCCCTGACTACGGAACTCAAGCCGGAAATGAGGGCGACCATGATTGCCGGAAATCTTGCGGCCGCCGGCCTGGGACGTATTGTCGGCGCATTGATGGGTGGCGTGATATGGTTGTCTGGCGGACTGGTTGCCGTGGCGTTGACTTCGGCGTTTGTCAGTTGCCTGGGGCTGGTTGTGTTGATCTGGGGCTTGAAACGATGGCCGAATCCTCAATCCTAA
- a CDS encoding thioesterase, with translation MDIPHVLPEKLDKLPETGQLDRQLSFRVRYRDIDINQHVNNVSYVEWALESVPHDIKRNRFVSELEINFLGETVFGDYIQSSCRAEDPSGNVFFHSLVRENDGLEVARVRTVWTNGKHSN, from the coding sequence GTGGATATTCCACATGTTCTTCCGGAAAAACTGGATAAGCTACCGGAGACAGGCCAGCTGGATCGACAGCTGAGCTTCAGAGTCCGTTATCGTGATATTGACATTAACCAGCATGTAAACAATGTCAGCTACGTTGAGTGGGCGTTGGAGAGCGTGCCCCATGATATCAAACGAAATCGATTTGTTTCGGAGCTGGAAATTAATTTTCTCGGAGAAACCGTTTTTGGCGATTATATTCAAAGCAGTTGCCGGGCAGAAGATCCGTCCGGTAACGTATTTTTTCACTCTCTGGTGCGTGAGAATGACGGACTGGAGGTGGCCCGGGTAAGAACGGTCTGGACGAACGGAAAACATTCGAACTGA
- a CDS encoding OmpA family protein: protein MSESDSKSLGRRLELSEQKRIRLKNRVPATTGDEETFLWSMVDILTLLLIFFILFYSRALDSRIKGQSPTVDIPAAAQREKIGVNMPDRTGLFPHDHGLERGRIRTKEVDQRPDESLESLESLQNEVMNMAAGYSDGSFEVYRKQGRLVIVMGERITFDAGESELLDDFKPVLTELSALIASKNGYQVMVAGHTDDTSICTARYPSNWELSAARSIRVAKFLINSGVSAERVSIEGYAEFRPLNDNDSLKNREANRRVEITLVKEGRG, encoded by the coding sequence ATGTCTGAGTCAGATTCCAAAAGCCTCGGAAGGCGTCTCGAACTTTCGGAGCAGAAACGAATTCGGCTCAAGAACCGGGTGCCCGCCACCACAGGTGATGAGGAAACCTTCCTGTGGAGTATGGTGGATATATTGACGCTGCTGCTGATTTTTTTTATTCTGTTTTATTCCCGTGCGCTCGATAGCCGGATCAAAGGCCAGTCGCCGACTGTCGATATTCCCGCCGCCGCGCAGCGGGAAAAGATCGGGGTCAATATGCCGGATCGCACCGGTCTGTTTCCCCATGACCATGGATTGGAAAGGGGTCGTATCCGGACGAAGGAAGTTGATCAGCGCCCTGATGAATCGCTTGAATCGCTTGAATCGCTTCAGAATGAGGTGATGAACATGGCGGCCGGTTATTCGGACGGCAGTTTTGAGGTTTACCGGAAACAGGGACGGCTGGTGATTGTCATGGGCGAGCGCATAACCTTTGATGCAGGTGAGTCAGAGCTCCTTGACGATTTTAAACCGGTGCTTACGGAACTGTCCGCGCTGATTGCCTCAAAAAACGGATATCAGGTGATGGTTGCCGGCCATACGGACGATACCTCTATTTGTACCGCCCGATATCCATCCAACTGGGAATTGTCAGCGGCCCGGTCCATTCGTGTGGCTAAATTTCTGATCAACAGCGGGGTCAGTGCTGAACGGGTTTCAATTGAAGGCTACGCGGAGTTCCGCCCCCTGAATGATAATGATTCCCTGAAAAACAGGGAGGCCAACCGGCGTGTGGAAATTACGCTTGTGAAGGAAGGGCGGGGGTAG
- a CDS encoding flavin reductase family protein, which translates to MKKVSLGAKPLVFPVPVWCIGTYDKDGKPNVMTVAWGGVCSSVPPCVAISLQKIRYTYESLKAQKAFTVNVPSEKYAAEADYFGMVSGKRIDKFSETGLTPVKSSLVNAPYIEEFPMVLECRMIHSYEIGIHTQFIGEILDVKVNSNVVDADGLPDIEKVRPIVFGPEVRSYHSVGDFIGKAFSIGKRS; encoded by the coding sequence ATGAAAAAAGTATCTCTCGGCGCTAAGCCCCTTGTATTCCCCGTGCCGGTCTGGTGTATCGGCACTTACGATAAAGACGGAAAACCGAACGTGATGACGGTCGCCTGGGGAGGTGTCTGCAGTTCCGTGCCGCCATGCGTGGCGATTTCTCTTCAGAAAATCAGGTATACATATGAGAGCCTGAAAGCGCAAAAAGCCTTTACCGTCAATGTCCCTTCGGAAAAATATGCGGCTGAAGCCGATTATTTTGGAATGGTTTCCGGAAAGAGAATCGATAAATTTTCCGAGACCGGACTGACGCCGGTTAAGAGCAGCCTGGTGAACGCCCCTTATATCGAGGAATTCCCAATGGTTCTCGAGTGCCGGATGATTCACTCGTATGAAATAGGCATTCATACCCAGTTTATTGGTGAAATTCTGGATGTGAAGGTCAATTCGAATGTGGTTGACGCAGACGGTCTTCCTGATATTGAAAAAGTCCGACCCATTGTCTTTGGCCCTGAAGTGCGCAGCTACCACAGCGTTGGCGATTTTATCGGCAAAGCGTTTTCAATCGGTAAAAGAAGTTGA
- a CDS encoding NUDIX hydrolase, whose protein sequence is MISENITLSNGVTTDLVIIRHPGASAIIPITAGNRVVMIHQYRHAVGGYIWEIPAGTFNAGEAPIVCAKRELIEETGYSAGSWQNLGEIIPVPGYSDERIHMFLADDLMPAVQNLDSDEMLDVHQIRFDDAMDMIRKGEIQDSKTISGLFMARQHLEGKR, encoded by the coding sequence TTGATTTCAGAAAATATTACGCTTTCCAATGGAGTGACCACGGATCTGGTGATTATTCGTCATCCCGGCGCTTCAGCGATCATTCCGATTACCGCGGGAAATAGAGTTGTCATGATCCATCAGTACCGCCATGCCGTGGGCGGTTACATATGGGAAATTCCAGCCGGAACATTCAATGCGGGTGAGGCACCGATCGTGTGCGCAAAAAGAGAGTTGATTGAAGAAACCGGTTATTCGGCCGGCTCATGGCAGAACCTGGGGGAAATAATTCCGGTACCCGGTTATTCAGATGAACGAATCCATATGTTTCTGGCCGATGATCTGATGCCTGCCGTTCAAAACCTTGACAGTGATGAGATGCTGGATGTCCACCAAATCCGGTTTGATGACGCGATGGACATGATACGAAAAGGCGAAATTCAGGACAGCAAAACGATTTCAGGCCTTTTCATGGCCCGTCAGCACCTGGAAGGAAAAAGGTAA
- a CDS encoding peptidylprolyl isomerase, whose translation MPIRSGQTVSIEYIVSLENEIPVDTNVGKEPLTFVQGAHQVIPGLENAVEGMRVDEAKKVVVKPEDAYGVVDPDAFIAVGKDKVPPEAMRVGAQLRGQTKDGQPIRSQVAEVKDDTVTLDFNHPLAGKTLYFDVRILNVEG comes from the coding sequence ATGCCAATCCGTTCGGGTCAGACAGTTTCCATCGAGTATATTGTTTCGTTAGAAAACGAAATCCCGGTTGATACGAATGTGGGAAAAGAACCGCTTACATTTGTCCAGGGGGCACATCAGGTGATACCGGGGCTGGAAAATGCGGTGGAAGGTATGCGTGTGGATGAGGCCAAAAAAGTTGTTGTCAAACCGGAAGATGCTTATGGGGTAGTGGATCCGGATGCGTTTATAGCGGTAGGAAAGGATAAGGTCCCCCCGGAAGCCATGCGGGTTGGCGCTCAACTCCGAGGCCAAACCAAGGACGGTCAGCCAATTCGAAGTCAGGTGGCAGAAGTGAAAGACGATACGGTAACGCTCGATTTTAACCATCCGCTAGCGGGCAAAACGCTTTATTTTGACGTCAGGATTCTGAATGTGGAAGGATAA
- a CDS encoding outer membrane beta-barrel protein — MKAMYAALTICFLFTVSYSPVFAENSSYIRGHIGAAFLEDSDLSYSSNKATVEYDPGVTVGGAIGYDFGMPRVELEMAYYYNDADNVTPTSSKLYAINEITALNFMVNGYIDVETQTALTPYVYAGIGLALLDTNDFVITGVQFGNDDDSVFAWQLGAGIGYSITKTIEIDLCYRYFKTDDPEFDGVKSEYGGNAVFAGIRYYVK, encoded by the coding sequence ATGAAAGCAATGTATGCAGCGCTCACGATCTGTTTCCTCTTCACGGTGTCATACTCGCCGGTGTTTGCGGAAAATTCTTCCTATATCAGAGGCCACATTGGCGCCGCTTTTCTGGAAGATTCCGATCTGTCCTATTCCTCTAACAAGGCCACCGTGGAATATGATCCGGGAGTTACCGTGGGGGGTGCGATCGGATATGATTTCGGCATGCCCCGTGTTGAATTGGAAATGGCATATTATTACAATGATGCGGATAACGTGACGCCGACATCATCAAAACTGTACGCCATCAATGAAATCACAGCGCTGAATTTCATGGTTAACGGCTATATTGACGTTGAAACTCAAACGGCATTGACTCCGTATGTCTATGCCGGTATCGGCCTGGCATTACTGGACACAAACGATTTTGTGATTACCGGGGTACAGTTCGGAAATGACGACGATTCGGTTTTTGCCTGGCAGCTTGGAGCCGGCATCGGCTACAGCATCACAAAAACGATCGAAATCGACCTGTGTTATCGATATTTCAAAACGGATGATCCCGAATTCGACGGGGTGAAATCAGAATACGGGGGCAATGCCGTCTTTGCCGGCATCCGGTATTATGTGAAGTGA
- a CDS encoding thioesterase: protein MKTENEPGQDRHFYKPDLDFNDKGINVYQALYPIHAYEVDPQGNLSVLSVCNFLMDAGSAHSVKLGISVLDLQNKNYTWVLARMKLKMHAYPICRKQVKVHTWPSGGDRFGLILLLIKSIRWIFHMFFRKNWISYRRQASWIDS, encoded by the coding sequence ATGAAGACAGAAAATGAACCGGGACAGGATCGTCATTTTTATAAGCCCGACCTCGATTTTAATGATAAGGGCATAAATGTTTACCAGGCTCTATATCCCATACATGCCTATGAAGTCGATCCTCAGGGAAATTTGTCTGTTTTGTCCGTCTGTAATTTCCTGATGGATGCCGGCAGCGCTCATTCTGTAAAGCTCGGGATATCCGTCCTTGATCTTCAGAATAAAAATTATACCTGGGTTCTTGCCCGGATGAAGCTTAAAATGCATGCGTATCCCATTTGCCGAAAGCAGGTCAAGGTTCACACGTGGCCGTCCGGTGGCGACCGGTTCGGATTGATCCTTTTATTGATCAAATCAATCCGGTGGATATTCCACATGTTCTTCCGGAAAAACTGGATAAGCTACCGGAGACAGGCCAGCTGGATCGACAGCTGA